In the Mytilus galloprovincialis chromosome 10, xbMytGall1.hap1.1, whole genome shotgun sequence genome, one interval contains:
- the LOC143049818 gene encoding uncharacterized protein LOC143049818, with translation MNSIGKIISFILQTCLLMSVLVNGKPCSNFSAKCQEVRLPLVSNKLNAPHIAELDITSMNKELKTYIQDDIESTFSENIHRMVKNEQEDLKVSMVQDYSSEINTTKTEYDKKISHIVKNLEAKQEELQLEISDVNKNLSESESVLNSKITELLRGFQEGHERLKLVMLSDYLSKLQKSQDANRETINDLATDLKSQFANLSQEFKKDFMKSSVNVQTHMKKQEEWKINLMEKLNDTYAPLKDKDCSQIRRNPTQLSGVYTIYPDGFNGIQAYCDMSTNGGGWTVIQRRIDGTTNFDRIWVDYKEGFGDPKKEYWLGNKYLNILTTNGKYELRVDLTDTNNKMMYAVYKTFSVGGESSQYKHTSEGYSGTAGDAMKRNNGMKFSTKDRDNDTYSSNCASVCGAWWYWACGYSELNANMKKNKLRWQTHNKIKATMMIRKLM, from the exons ATGAATTCTATTGGAAAAATAATATCATTCATTTTACAAACATGTTTACTGATGTCTGTCCTTGTTAATGGTAAACCGTGTTCGAACTTCAGTGCGAAATGTCAGGAGGTTAGGTTGCCACTGGTTTCTAATAAACTTAATGCACCACATATAGCAGAACTGGATATTACCTCAATGAATAAAGAGTTAAAAACGTACATCCAGGATGACATCGAGTCAACTTTTTCTGAGAATATTCATAGGATGGTTAAAAATGAGCAAGAAGATTTAAAGGTCTCTATGGTACAGGATTACTCATCAGAAATTAATACGACAAAGACAGAATATGACAAAAAGATATCGCATATTGTTAAAAACCTTGAAGCAAAACAAGAGGAGTTGCAGCTTGAAATATCTGATGTTAACAAAAATTTAAGTGAAAGTGAATCTGTCTTAAATTCAAAAATAACCGAATTGCTTAGAGGGTTTCAAGAAGGACATGAACGCTTGAAACTAGTGATGTTATCCGATTATTTGTCCAAGTTGCAAAAATCACAAGATGCTAACAGGGAAACGATAAACGATCTTGCTACTGACCTCAAATCCCAATTTGCCAATTTATCACAAGAGTTCAAAAAGGACTTCATGAAAAGTAGTGTAAACGTGCAAACTCACATGAAGAAACAGGAAGAATGGAAAATAAATCTTATGGAAAAATTAAATG ATACTTATGCACCCCTAAAAGACAAAGACTGCAGCCAAATAAGACGGAATCCAACACAACTAAGTGGAGTATATACTATATATCCAGATGGATTTAATGGGATCCAGGCTTACTGTGATATGTCTACTAACGGAGGAGGATGGACC GTAATTCAAAGAAGAATAGACGGAACAACAAATTTTGACAGAATTTGGGTCGATTATAAGGAAGGCTTTGGTGATCCAAAGAAGGAATATTGGCTAG GtaacaaatatttgaatattcTTACGACTAATGGTAAATATGAACTGAGAGTAGATCTAACGGACACTAACAACAAGATGATGTATGCTGTATACAAGACATTTAGTGTCGGTGGCGAGAGTTCGCAGTACAAGCACACCAGTGAGGGATATAGTGGAACTGCAG GGGATGCAATGAAGAGGAACAACGGTATGAAATTCAGTACAAAGGATCGTGATAATGATACATACAGCAGTAACTGTGCATCCGTTTGTGGCGCCTGGTGGTATTGGGCGTGTGGTTATTCAGAACTAAACgccaacatgaaaaaaaataaactaagatgGCAAACTCATAATAAAATCAAGGCAACCATGATGATAAGGAAGCTAATGTAA